Genomic segment of Engystomops pustulosus chromosome 8, aEngPut4.maternal, whole genome shotgun sequence:
TACTAGGTGTAGGGAAGCCGGGCAACGGCCTCAGATTATACAGCCCGGCCGCGGGCGAGTGCATCTAGTACTAGGTGTAGGGAAGCCGGGCAGCGGCCTCAGATTATACAGCCCGGCCGCGGGCGAGTGCATCTAGTACTAGGTGTAGGGAAGCCGGGCAGCGGCCTCAGATTATACAGCCCAGCCGCGGGCGTGTGCATCTAGTACTAGGTGTAGGGAAGCCGGGCAGCGGCCTCAGATTATACAGCCCAGCCGCGGGCGAGTGCATCTAGTACTAGGTGTAGGGAAGCCGGGCAGCGGCCTCAGATTATACAGCCCAGCCGCGGGCGTGTGCATCTAGTACTAGGTGTAGGGAAGCCGGGCAGCGGCCTCAGATTATACAGCCCGGCCGCGGGCGCGTGCATCTAGTACTAGGTGTAGGGAAGCCGGGCAGCGGCCTCAGATTATACAGCCCGGCCGCGGGCGAGTGCATCTAGTACTAGGTGTAGGGAAGCCGGGCAGCGGCCTCAGATTATACAGCCCGGCCGCGGGCGTGTGCATCTAGTACTAGGTGTAGGGAAGCCGGGCAGCGGCCTCAGATTATACAGCCCGGCCGCGGGCGCGTGCATCTAGTACTAGGTGTAGGGAAGCCGGGCAGCGGCCTCAGATTATACAGCCCGGCCGCGGGCGTGTGCATCTAGTACTAGGTGTAGGGAAGCCGGGCAGCAGCCTCAGATTATACAGCCCGGTCCCGGGCGTGTGCATCTAGTACTAGGTGTAGGGAAGCCGGGCAGCGGCCTCAGATTATACAGCCCAGCCGCGGGCGAGTGCATCTAGTACTAGGTGTAGGGAAGCCGGGCAGCGGCCTCAGATTATACAGCCCGGCCGCGGCCGAGTGCATCTAGTACTAGGGGTGAATGGAGGAGCCCGATACACTTGGGGCAAACGCATCGGGATCTTGATTCAGAATTGTCCCTCTGGGATGCATCTGGATCAAGATCCAAGAACAGGTTCCCATGACTTCTGGATTTGGTGAGATTGTTCCTTATCCTCCGAATAGCTATGTTTTATCTGTATCcattaggcctcttccacacttgcgtttttcactctGTCCCATTATTTCCAGTGGGCTTgtctttatttcctttttttcttcacgccccattcaagtctatggagacgcatcaaaaatgcattgcactcacgAGCATTGCGAGTGCGagtgcgagtgcaatgcatttttcacacatcaattgccatagaaaagattgagctcagccctgagtccttttcacgtgcgttatctgcttgtgaaaaacgcattgaaattgcattgagaacgcatgtgaaaaactgagaccctgaacaaactctgacggaAAACTGATTgatctctgatgcaaaatgtcagtttttcactgaccaaaccctgatcagactctgacatgatctgcaacgcaagtgtgaaaggggccttactctgCCCTTACTGAATATATAATCGGGCACATACCCTTGTTTGGGGCATACATAGAGCTACGGTTCCTCAGGGGAATAGGTGTTTATAGGTGGTTATACAATTAGTGGATAATGTATGCACAGGGAATCACCTACTTGGTTGTGGATTGATATTATATTTTTAGCATTAATATATCAGTTTTAAAATATATTAGTAAAAGTTATTAATTTTGTCATTTTGCTAGAAATCTATCATTGTTGTTAAAAATCTCCCATAATCCTGCAAGTCGTCTTATTATTATCTGGGGTAAGGAATAAAAGAGATGAACGTTGTGAACTTCCCCTGTAAATCACTGAATGACCATTGGCACAAAACTATGGCAGTGTCTCCATGGCCCCACAAGGTGGCGTTATGTCCCGGGTAGGATCCATTCTGTGTCTATACATTGTAACTTTCTATGTGGCAGTATAGAGGGACCCCCATAGCGTCAGAACCGGCAGCACAGAGTGAGgaagaggcaaggactaggcacaGAGTCATCACCCGCATGCTCTGCCAGCTTAACCCTCTACATGCTGCAGGAACAGGcactgcaatgctctgcaggatacaGATGGGGATAGATTGTAAAAAGGAAAGTTTTAAGACACATGATGAGACACAAGAAACAAACACTAACAAATGTAGCATCTATTCTTCTTTttatcacccctgtcctcttCTTCTGGGATACTCTGCCCCCCTGCTGCTTCCTCTGAGTGTCCTGTCTGCTCTGCAGCCTCTCTGTGTGGTCTTACAAATTCTGCTTGGGGTCTATGGTGTTGATTGTGCTGTTCTGCCCCCGGCTGGTGCCTGAGGTGCTCTGCCCCCGGCTGGTGCCTGAGGTGCTCTGCCCCCGGCTGGTGCCTGAGGTGCTCTGCCCCCGGCTGGTGCCTGAGGTGCTCTGCCCCCGGCTGGTGCCTGAGGTGCTCTGCCCCCGGCTGGTGCCTGAGGTGCTCTGCCCccggctggtgcctctgtggctCTTCCCccggctggtgcctctgtggctCTTCCCTCCTCTGCCCCCCTTGCTCCGGTCCTCTCCCTGTTCTCGCTTTGCTCCGCACACCTGCTCGATGCTGCCCTGCGGCTTCCATCTCCGAGAGGCTGTAAGCCATTGCCAGCTGCAGGTCCTCGTCTTCATCGTCGCTGTCGAGCACCACGTATGATGGCGACGCTCTCTGCACGTTGCGTGGAGGTTCCCTGGTCTGGGTGGTGACAGGATTTGGCACATTTTTATGATCCCTTTTGCTCATCTCCAGTGCCAAGGCAAGTTCATCTTCTACCCCTGGGAAAAGGGACAGGATCAGCAATGGTTACCTGATATCATATACACATAAATCACCTGCACAGTTCTATCTCCATAACCAATAAATTCTCCAatcagcagccaccactagggggagcactgtGAATGCAATAGTAGCTGTAGACATCACTGAgtaaggagctccccctagtggtgtcaagTGAGTTACCTCTACAGAAAATGACCAGGGACTCATACGGCAAAtaaacctttcaacaaactttgcataaaccaCTAATCCATTATAAGACTTGTATTCCACATGGTTTAGCAGTTTTTCTCTCTGTAAGCTCTTAATGCAATTCTCATTTGTTGCAGAGCTGgagactggagactagctgctatgatgtcccacatccactatacacacacagtagaGAAGCATCTACAGAGAGGCCAAACTCATCTATTATAATCCATGGGATGCTGTGTGTATCAGGTGGCCCTTATAGGGCTCTATAGCGCTGCCCCTATAGCCCAGTAGGGGGAGCACAGAATAGATGAATCACGGGTGTATAAAACCATCCACAgttggctccctctagtggctgcATTTTTCAGCAGAACACCATAGAGCctatatagacacatatacagaCAGAATTACCTCTTTGCTGTAATGTGCTGCCTCCCTCGCTGTTATCTAATCTTCCATTTTTCTCCCTTGCTATCTTCTAGCGGCCAATGACTCCCTTCTTAAGCAGGCTTAGGGGTTAATACCTTATCACTTTGGACTAAGGAGGCAAAGGGGCTAAACGGTAAAATCCTTGATTACCAGGAATGTAACTGGTTACTATACACCATTCCTGGAAGTCTCAATTAAATTAGAAAGATACATTTGTTGTGGTCATTGCCACCTCGATATTAATGAGCTGTCTGTAGTTTAGCTCTATAGTAGCTGATTGGTGGAGCTGCAACACTAAACCAACAATCACCTGATATAAATTATAACACATTGGTAATAATATGTATAACGATTATCGAGTAATTCAGCAGAACTTCAGCGCCACCTAGTGTTCAAAAGTCAATACAGCAAGCTTCAGGAGAGGGACTTTACACACTGTAGTTTCTTGCCTTCTGGTCACATTGTAGTGTGTAAGTATGAATCCAGCAGTCTAGTGGCAGGGTCTATAAGGCCTTTATTACTGCGATGGTCACCTGGAGACAGTCACAATCACTGTCGCTTCTCTGGTTCCTTACCATTCACCCGGATGGACTTGAGCTGCCCGTCCTCCTCTACCTCCACCCGTTCCACACCATTTTCCACTGTCCTGCAAGGAAGATTATACACTtcataaatattataataataattccgttatttctatagcgcacacagattccccaGCAATGCACAGagattgtcacatcagtccctgtccccaatggggctcacaatctaatcacctaccagtatgttatgcagtgtgggaggaaaccggaggacccagaggaaacccacggaaacacagagagaacatacaaactctttgcagatgttgacctggatgggacttgaatccaggaccccatgtagtgctaaccactaagctgcTGTGCTGCGCtggctcatctatacacacactacGATTCCCTGTCAGGAGGTATGAAGTATGCTGTTCCTTATAGACAcaagacactgaaccagcaggggaTGCTCTAGATGTCAGAGTGCTATTACATGCACCCTAAAATACGGTATAGCTAAGGAGGAAGGATATAAGGCATATTGTAAATATAACATAAATATGCACAAAACAGCATATATAGGTACAAGCCACTGAACCAGCAGGGGATGCCGGGGTATTTCATATACTTTGCAGTGGACTGTAGCTTTAGTGAGTGCAGAGGTGGGCTCCAGGAGTCCCCTACCATACCTGTACATAGTAGGATTGGGGCTCAGGGTCTGCTGGGTGCAGCCATGGACATGGGTGGTCTTACCTCTTTGTTGTTATCCTCTTTCCATTAACGATTTTAGTTGTGGTGGAGACAGAGCAAACATTTCCCGTCATCCCAAAGCCGTCACTTCCAAAAGACGAGAAGGATGAGAAAACTGGGAAGAGAATGAAGCTTTAGGTCACAATTACAGTAATTATAAATAATCTACAGGAAATAATAATTCATTAAAACATATTAATAATCAGGATGCAACAAGGAATCGGGGGTGACTCTCTATACACATCAGTATCATACACTGCGCAAAAAGAAACGTTATTTAGGCTTTACCTCGGCTGCTGGGATACAGTTCTGTGAAGAAGGGTGCGGAGCGGGTGTGCGGCATCTCATCGCTGCGCATTCCGTGGAACAGGAAATCATCGCCTTAAAGAGACGCAACATTGTAAAGAATCGTACACAACACATGGGCTGTGTATATCCTGGACCTGCGTCTGTTATATTCAAATCAGACTAGGATTAGTCATACTCCTGCGGCAGGTAAGTGTTCACCACCTTAGGTGTAACTCAAGCAAAGTTGAACACATGAGCAGTGTAGGAGAGGGGGAATGGGCAGACAAGTATGGCAGAGTATTGAAAAAATGGAGATGAAAGATAGCAGTGTAACAGTGAGCACTGAACTAGAAGCTGTACAAGCAGGAAACACACACTGAGCACTGAGCTAgaagctacatacacacacagggaaTACATACTGAGCCCTGAACGAGAAGCTCCACAAGCAGGAAACAGACACTGAGCTAgaagctacatacacacacagggaaTACATACTGAGTCCTGAACGAGAAGCTCCACAAGCAGGAAACACACTGAACTAGAAGCTACACACACAGGAAATATACACTGAGCTCTGAACTAGAAGCTACACACACAGGAAATATACACTGAGCTCTGAACTAGAAGCTCCACAAGCAGGAAACACAGACTGAGCCCTGAACTAGAAGCTACACACACAGGGAATACACACTGAGCACTCAACTAGAAACTCCACAAGCAGGAAACACAGACTGAGCACTGAACGAGAAGCTGTACAAGCAGGAAACACAGACTGAGCACCGAATTAGAAGCTACACACACAGGGAATACACACCGAGCACTGAACTAGAAGCTATACACACAGGGAATACACACCGAGCACTGAACTAGAAGCTACACACACAGGGAATACACACTGAGCACTGAACTAGAAGCTCCACAAGCAGGAAACACAGACTGAGCCCTGAACTAGAAGCTACACACACAGGGAATACACACTGAGCACTCAACTAGAAACTCCACAAGCAGGAAACACAGACTGAGCACTGAACGAGAAGCTGTACAAGCAGGAAACACAGACTGAGCACCGAATTAGAAGCTACACACACAGGGAATACACACCGAGCACTGAACTAGAAGCTATACACACAGGGAATACACACCGAGCACTGAACTAGAAGCTACACATACAGGGAATACACACTGAGCACTGAATTAGaagctacacacacacagggaaTACACACCGAGCACTGAACTAGAAGCTACACATACAGGGAATACACACTGAGCACTGAACTAGAAGCTACACACAAAGGGAATACACACTGAGCACTGAACTAGAAGCTATACACACAGGGAATACACACTGAGCACTGAACTAGAAGCTACACACACAGGGAATACACACCGAACACTGAACTAGGAGCTACACACACAGGAAATATACACTGCACACTGAATTAGAAGCTACACACACAGGGAATACACACTGAGCACTGAACTAGAAGCTACACATACAGGGAATACACACTGAGCACTGAACTAGAAGCTACAAAAGCAGGGTACACACATTGGGCACTGAATTAGAAGCTAAACAAGCTGGGATCTCCCACTGAGCACTGAACTAGAAGTTCATGAGGAAGGAAACGCTTAGTGAGCTCCGAACCATAAGCTCCTCATGCAGAGAAGAACCACTGAGCACTAAACCACAATCTCTGCAAACAGAGAACACCAACTGATCTCCGCAAACAGCTACAAACACTAAGATTCCCTGCGCATGTACATACGGTCTCCTGGGCCGTAGCATACAGCCGCGCACTGgagagaggagaggtgagcgTTGCTGTGCAAATATGTGCGGCCGGATATCCATTCGTGTACATGGAGCTTTAGCTCTGGACATACAGCCCAACAAGaagggaacacccactgagcACTGAATGTGCAGCTGCataagcatgcattttttttttatataaaggaaATCTTATCAGTAAAAACTGCAGCTCCTTCCCTTACAAACTCTACTTGTTTATTGTGTGACATCACCCGCAAACTTCCGGCTacagtgtgacatcatcagctcTCACAATCCAACCCTGAcgcatcactgtgacatcatcgtCTCTTTCTGTACTATTCTGGACCTAGATAGACTCGACTTTTATGACATCATTAGGGCTCCCAAGATAACCACGCCCCTccctctgtgacatcactcaTTTTCCTTCTATCTTTCCTCACCAAATATTTATGGAATTGCTCCTGCTGACAGAGCGCGTCCTAGTAAGATGTGGTTTTAGTAGGCGGCATCAATAATACACAACGTTCCATCTGATCCCAGTCTCCGTCTCCTGCCAACGTAAAGTCTTTATCTCCAGTATCGGAGCGTCTCTGATTACAGAcctgactgcaggatgatccagGATAACGAGGCACTTACCAAAGAAATCCGAAAAAGGGTCTCTGCCACCAAAAAACTCTCGGAACACTTCCTCGGGGCTCCGGAATGTATAAGTAAAACCTTGGGATCTAGAGTTGGATCTTGAAGGTtctgagaaagaaaaaaaaaataaatctaaaaatatcaagaatagagatgagcgaacatgctcgtccgagcttgatgctcggtcgagcattagggtactcgagacggctcgttgctcggacgagtatttcccctgctcgagatcgagcatttaattaaaaaaaacacagtgaagaacaatgaagaatagaataaaaacagtgaacacaggatcatttaagataaaaacacagtgcagaacccagtgcagaatagattacagatgttcggcacatctgcttacttgtcgggagatacgcgcggaacggcgcgaacaaaatagcatgtgaagaacaatatatatgtgtgaagaacacattgcagatgtatttaaacatctgcaatgtgttcttcacacacatatatattgttcttcacatgctattttgttcgcgccgttccgcgcgtatctcccgacaagtaagcagatgtgccgaacatctgtaatctattctgcactgtgttctgcactgtgtttttatcttaaatgatcctgtgttcactgtgttcactgtttttattctattcttcactgttctttacatctgataacttgtcgggagataatatacgcgcggaacagtgaagaatagatcgcagatgtttgcaaattatcagaagacattatttttcaattaaataacacattttattcctgaaccatggtccctttgaaaaatgctcgggtctcccattgacttcaatggggctcgttactcgaaacgagcactcgagcatctggaaatgttcggctcgagtaacgagcacccgagcattttagtgctcgctcatctctaatcaagaaCAAAAGTGACAAATACTAAAGATACACAATGTAACCAAAATATAAACTACACGAGGATCCTGCATAAAAGGCATATAAAcagaataggaggagtagtactgttctatgcccatatacacaggataggagtagtagtactgtgctgtgcccatatacacaggataggagtagtagtactgtgctgtgcccatatatacaggatgggagtagtagtactgtgctgtgcccatatatacaggataggagtagtactgttctatgcccatatacacaggataggagtagtagtactgtgctgtgcccatatacacaggataggagtagtagtactgtgctgtgcccatatatacaggatgggagtagtagtactgtgctgtgcccatatatacaggataggagtagtagtactgtgctgtgcccatatatacaggataggagtagtagtactgttctatgcccatatacacaggataggagtagtagtactgtgctgtgcccacatatacaggatgggagtagaagtactgtgctgtgcccatatatacaggatgggagtagtagtactgtgctgtgcccatatatacaggataggagtagtagtactgtgctgtgcccatatatacaggataggagtagtagtactgtgctgtctccatatatacaggataggagtagtagtactgtgctgtctccatatatacaggataggaggagtagtactgtgctgtgcccatatatacaggataggagtagtagtactgtgctgtgcccatatatacaggataggagtagtagtactgtgctgtgcccatatatacaggataggagtagtagtactgtgctgtgcccatatatacaggataggagtagtagtactgtgctgtgcccatatatacaggataggagtagtagtactgtgctgtgcccatatataaagggtaggagtagtagtactgtgctgtgcctatatatacaagataggagtagtagtactgtgctgtgcccatatatacaggataggagtagtagtactgtgctgtgcccatatttacaggataggagtaatagtactgcgctgtgcccatatatacaggataggagtagtagtactaaacACTGCCAAATAGACAGGATTAGAGATTAACTTACCAGGTCCAGAGAATCCGGCTCTCCCATAATGATCAAAAGTTTCCCGTTTGCCAACTGGGgtgaaagaaaaaataattataaaattttaCTAATAATAATCACATTTCATTGCAATTGAAAGGGATTCAGAAGCATCTACCACCGCTACACTGATCCCTCCAGGACATGGATTGTGTAATGTGATGGACATCAGATATATCATgtgtacagtcctgtatacattacatagtCCCGTCACAGTATGTCCCATACCATCTGATAACACCTCATAGGCCTCCGCTATATCTTTAAATTTCTTCTCTGCCAATTCCTTGTTATCTGGGTTCTTGTCTGGATGCCACTTGAGTGCCAACTTCCGATACCTGAGATACAtacataatagtagttatattcctgtacataggaggcagtattatagtagttatattcctgtacatagggggcagtattatagtagttatattcctgtacatagggggcagtattatagtagttatattcttgtacataggggcagtattatagtagttatattcttgtacatagggggcagtattatagtagttatattcctgtacatagggggcagtattatagtagttatattcttgtacatagggggcagtattatagtagttatattcctgtacatagggggcagtattatagtagatatattcctgtacataggggggcggtattatagtagttatattcctgtacatagggggcagtattatagtagttatattcctgtacatagggggcagtattatagtagttatattcctgtacatagggggcagtattatagtagttatattcctgtacataggaggcagtattatagtagttatattcctgtacatagggggcagtattatagtagttatattcctgtacatagggggcagtattatagtagttatattcttgtacataggggcagtattatagtagttatattcttgtacatagggggcagtattatagtagttatattcctgtacatagggggcagtattatagtagttatattcctgtacatagggggcagtattatagtagttatattcctgtacataggaggcagtattatagtagttatattcctgtacataggaggaagtattatagtagttatattcctgtacatagggggcagtattatagtagttatattcctgtacatagggggcagtattatagtagttatattcctgtacatagggggcagtattatagtagttatattcctgtacatagggggcagtattatagtagttatattcttgtacatagggggcagtattatagtagttatattcttgtacataggggggcagtattatagtagttatat
This window contains:
- the DNAJB2 gene encoding dnaJ homolog subfamily B member 2 isoform X2, whose translation is MGDYYEILGVPRNATQDDIKRAYRKLALKWHPDKNPDNKELAEKKFKDIAEAYEVLSDVGKRETFDHYGRAGFSGPEPSRSNSRSQGFTYTFRSPEEVFREFFGGRDPFSDFFGDDFLFHGMRSDEMPHTRSAPFFTELYPSSRVFSSFSSFGSDGFGMTGNVCSVSTTTKIVNGKRITTKRTVENGVERVEVEEDGQLKSIRVNGVEDELALALEMSKRDHKNVPNPVTTQTREPPRNVQRASPSYVVLDSDDEDEDLQLAMAYSLSEMEAAGQHRAGVF
- the DNAJB2 gene encoding dnaJ homolog subfamily B member 2 isoform X1, with the protein product MGDYYEILGVPRNATQDDIKRAYRKLALKWHPDKNPDNKELAEKKFKDIAEAYEVLSDVGKRETFDHYGRAGFSGPEPSRSNSRSQGFTYTFRSPEEVFREFFGGRDPFSDFFGDDFLFHGMRSDEMPHTRSAPFFTELYPSSRVFSSFSSFGSDGFGMTGNVCSVSTTTKIVNGKRITTKRTVENGVERVEVEEDGQLKSIRVNGVEDELALALEMSKRDHKNVPNPVTTQTREPPRNVQRASPSYVVLDSDDEDEDLQLAMAYSLSEMEAAGQHRAGVRSKARTGRGPEQGGQRREEPQRHQPGEEPQRHQPGAEHLRHQPGAEHLRHQPGAEHLRHQPGAEHLRHQPGAEHLRHQPGAEHLRHQPGAEQHNQHHRPQAEFVRPHREAAEQTGHSEEAAGGQSIPEEEDRGDKKKNRCYIC